Within Wyeomyia smithii strain HCP4-BCI-WySm-NY-G18 chromosome 2, ASM2978416v1, whole genome shotgun sequence, the genomic segment TGGCAGACTATAGGCCGAGATCATACGTAGGTGGGAGTATTAGTGAGAGCACTGCGTTAGGGGAAACAGAATAGGGTTTTCTGACTCAGTATATGAATAGACACGTCTACCACATCCCCTCTTTTaaccaaattttgaaacaatttatttGTAAACTTTAATATCTTCGATAGAGATTAATATCATCAAAATAATTGAATACTTATCTTGAAGGGCTATAACGAACTGTAGGTCTGCTGTTTCGCAGCGATCGCCGCGGAGGTTCTTGACCAGGGATGATGTCTGCCACGACGTCCGGGTACAATGAGGTTCCTGAAGGATTCGTTTCAGACGACTCTTGTCCTTCTGAGACAGCGTCGTCTATTTCACGCGTCGATTGCTCCGTTTCAGTGTCAGATGACATGTTCCATTTTTTCAGATGTGAGACATTTCGATCATACTGCTTTCCTGATTCATTCGATTGAATCGTAACGTTGGACCCATTTTTATCCACTACGGTAAACTTCTCGTTCGAGAAATTAGTGGATAACTTGTTCAAAGGAAGGAGGTTCTTCATAAGTACGATATCATCGGTGAAGATATTACTTAGTTTCGAGCGCCGTCTAGCGTTCTCTCTCTCCTTTTGCATCAACTTTTTGGTAGTATCTTGGTCCCTGAAATCAGTGGTTGGCGGAACGGTCTCAAGGTCTTCAATTTGTGGTATTTTCGATCGCAGTTTCCTCCCTTGGAGCAGTTCGCTTGGTGCCTTTCCCGTTATTGTGTGTGGGGTGTTATTGTACAAATCCAGGAAATTATCAAGTTCAGCCTTCCAATCGTCATGAATAGCGTGAGCGATTTTCATCCTTTTAAGGAGGGATCGATTTTGTCTCTCTACTTCGCCGTTTGCTTGCGGCCAATATGGCGAAGTGTGGTTGAGGTGAATACGATAAGTCGAACAATACTCTTTGAATTCTGTGGATATAAATTGTTTAGCGTTATCAAGCGTAATTGTCCTTGGTGGACCCCATGTTCTGAAGATACGTTTCAGACGTTTGATGGTGTCCTGGGCGGTGATTCGAGtcataatttcaatttcaatgtaTCTACTGTAGTAATCGATAACTACTAAAAGATACTCCCCCGATGGCATGGGACCCAGGAAATCCATAGCTATGTCAACCCAGGGCTTTTCAGGAAGTGCACGGCGAGTCATAGGCTCTGGAGGATTTGAAGATTGCACCAACTGACATCCTTCACACCTTTCACAGATTTTCACAGCTGTCTGATCGATTCCTGGCCACCAGCATCGCTCACGAAGCCTCCTTTTCATCATTGATTGGCCAGGATGCCCCTCGTGGGCCAGCTCACACATCCTGGAACGCAAAGAGATCGGAATAACCAGTTTCGTGCCACGCATAACCAAGTTGTTGATGTTAGAGAACTCCAGCCGGAACGGTCTGTATTGCTTCAGATCTTCTTGGTCCCATTTGTCAGTCTCGATAGCCTTGATCACTTTCTGTAGCTCCTGATCTGACACGGTAGCCGCTGCTACTTCTTCAATATCAATAGCAACCGCTTGTTGAACAGCCCTTATGATTTCTTCTGTTTCCGAATCAAAACTTAGCTCATTAACCACGTCCGAAAGAAACGACAGAGATTGTACCATTACTCGCCTAATGAATACATCTGTTTCTTCCG encodes:
- the LOC129719870 gene encoding uncharacterized protein K02A2.6-like, whose translation is MVQSLSFLSDVVNELSFDSETEEIIRAVQQAVAIDIEEVAAATVSDQELQKVIKAIETDKWDQEDLKQYRPFRLEFSNINNLVMRGTKLVIPISLRSRMCELAHEGHPGQSMMKRRLRERCWWPGIDQTAVKICERCEGCQLVQSSNPPEPMTRRALPEKPWVDIAMDFLGPMPSGEYLLVVIDYYSRYIEIEIMTRITAQDTIKRLKRIFRTWGPPRTITLDNAKQFISTEFKEYCSTYRIHLNHTSPYWPQANGEVERQNRSLLKRMKIAHAIHDDWKAELDNFLDLYNNTPHTITGKAPSELLQGRKLRSKIPQIEDLETVPPTTDFRDQDTTKKLMQKERENARRRSKLSNIFTDDIVLMKNLLPLNKLSTNFSNEKFTVVDKNGSNVTIQSNESGKQYDRNVSHLKKWNMSSDTETEQSTREIDDAVSEGQESSETNPSGTSLYPDVVADIIPGQEPPRRSLRNSRPTVRYSPSR